The window TCAGTTATATAATAGTGGGATGCAGGGTTGCTTAAAGGTTAAATTAGATTGTTGAAACATCTGAAACGATCGGTCACTTACAGGTGAAGGCAGGTGAGGATGATGTGTATTAATTTTATGGTGATCTATTGTTTATCGGGCTTAAATTATTTCTAATTCACCTACACATAAACAAAAAATCATGATGAAACGTCTACAAACTTTTATGCTATACATGGCATTAACGGGCACCGCATTCGCACAGGCCCCGGTTATTCAAAATGTGCATTACGGAAGCTGGATAAAGGTTACACAAGCCCCGGTTGATACCGCCCAATGGATGCACTTCCCGTATGTGGCATCGTTCGATGTATCAAACGGTACCAGCATCGTAAAAAAAACAATAATGAGCTGGGCCACCGGCCCGGATAAAGTGATGTTCCCCGGTTCGTTTGGCTGGGCGGGTTCCATGAACGAATCCGTTACGTTTAACAGTCCGGCCCCTGCACAAACAGCAGGCACTACCGCGCTCGATCTGGGTAATTGCTTTAAGCGTAACACCGATGGGGTAATGGTTGGCTTACCTTTATATTTTGGTAACGATGGGGCGCACCCTTTTCCGGGGTCGCCGCAGTTTACTTTTTCCTATCATACATCAACCGATAACGGCGCTACCTGGACTGTGCAAAACGGCGCTACTATAACAGGCTTTCCAACCGGGTACCTTGTAGCAGGCTTTCATTTCCACCGTGGTATTATCCAGGATGCCGACGGTACTTTATGGGCGGTAGCCTATGCCCAGTTTAACCCTAACGATGGCAGCGGCTATCAATCGCATCGGGCTATCCTTGTTAAGTCTACCACCGGCGCCGCATCATGGACGTACGTCAATACCATTCAATATACACCCGGGATAGCTTATACCGAAAGCACTATCGCCCGTTGTAAGGATGGTTCCATTTTAGCTATCATGCGTAATGATGCAAATTCATTAAAATACAGGCGCAGCACGGATAATGGCGTTAACTGGACAACAGTTAACTATGTACCCAATATTCCCAGTAATATAGGTGTCGATCCATTTCTGGACCTGCTACCTAACGGTGTTTTGGTATTAACCTATGGTGATAACGTGCCAACTACAGGGCGCAATTGCCGCATAGCTTATGATGTAAATGGCACAGGGGCCAGCTGGACAGATTATACCTCAACCTTCACCGGTACTTCTGGGCTGGGGAATAGAAGCTCGGGTTATACCTCGGTAGCGCCCGTACGCAATAATCAGTTTTTGCAGTTTTCAGACAGGGCATTATATACTTATTATGGCACAAACAACCATCCTTTACCTAATCCATTCGCTATTTATACCAAAAAAATTGAATTGGTATTAAATTACCGTAACCGCATAGACCTTAAAACCAAATATCCGGGACAGGTAGGTATTACTACCAATATGACGTACACTTCGGCCACGCACCCTGAAACCGGGGTAGCGGGTGCATTTGATGCCAGTACCGATTATTGGAGCGGCGCATTTAATATGAGTACCAGCGGGAATTATACCGTTGATTTATTAGAATCTCAGATCATTAACGGGCTTTCTATCTGTTTGTTAAAAGGCGAACCACAAAATGCCCAGATAGATTATTCTACCGATAACGTAAACTGGAGCCCGCTTAAAACTTATACCAACGTAACCCACCAAACGGTTGATTATGTAGGTTTTAGCCCGGTAGCTGCACGTTATATAAAGGTAGCAGTAACGGCAGCGGGTAGCGCCACTAAGGTTGGGATTAACGAGCTTAATATATTTAGGACAGCCGATACCTATGAAGATTACGTTTACGGGATCGTCCCGTATGGTTATACCGCGTCTGATACCGCCAGTCCCGATTTTTGGGTAACCGAAGGGGTAACCCCGCTTCCATCAGGCTATAATAGCCAGCGTGCACTGTATATGTTTGATAATGATGGCAACAATAAATCGCTCAGGAAGAACGGCTATACCGCATCGGCCACCAAAACATTTGAGTTTAAACTGCGTACCAAAGGGTTTTCGCCAAGCCCTAATCCGGGCTGTGTACAGTTTAGCTTAATGTCGGGCACATCAGCTGTGTTCCACATGGCTGTTTTTCCAAACGGGGTTATTAAATATTACAATGGCACCTGGAATAATGTAGGCTCGGGCCCGGTGAGTGTCCCACTGGATACCTGGAAAAGCATTAAGGTTGTCGCCAATGCATCCACCAATACAGCCTCTGTTTATGTAGACGGGACTTTAATTGGCAGCAATGTGGTTAAGGATGTAGTGTCTGCCACTACAATTGATGGCTTTTCGTTTGGTAGTGGCGGCAGCCCGCAAATAGGCGATAAAGCTTTGTTTGATGATGTAGAACTGTATACTACCGGCGCCTTCCCTTTGGCTTTGCAACAAGATGCGCCGGCGGCCAATGAAACTTTAATGGCACCGTTAAAAAAGGATGAAACACCAGGTACAGATGTAATGACTGTAGTTGTATCGCCTAACCCTGCAGATAATGTGGCTAAAGTAACTGTGAAAAATATTGTGAAAGGCCCGATCGAGCTGCAATTACACGATTTTTATGGCAGAAAGCTTAAATCGTTTAGCTATATGTCGCAGGGGGATACCTTTAGTATAGAGATCCCTGTGCAGGCTTATGGCCCCGGCATATATATTATTACAGTAAAACAAAACGGGAAAGTAGTACAAACCAAACTGATGAAATAAAATATATTTAGCATAAAATATCAAGTATACCATATGAAATTAAAAGGATTAAAAGCCGATATCAGCCGGCGCAAGTTTATAACTATAACCGGCATAGCTGCCACTGCAGGCTT of the Mucilaginibacter boryungensis genome contains:
- a CDS encoding discoidin domain-containing protein, whose product is MMKRLQTFMLYMALTGTAFAQAPVIQNVHYGSWIKVTQAPVDTAQWMHFPYVASFDVSNGTSIVKKTIMSWATGPDKVMFPGSFGWAGSMNESVTFNSPAPAQTAGTTALDLGNCFKRNTDGVMVGLPLYFGNDGAHPFPGSPQFTFSYHTSTDNGATWTVQNGATITGFPTGYLVAGFHFHRGIIQDADGTLWAVAYAQFNPNDGSGYQSHRAILVKSTTGAASWTYVNTIQYTPGIAYTESTIARCKDGSILAIMRNDANSLKYRRSTDNGVNWTTVNYVPNIPSNIGVDPFLDLLPNGVLVLTYGDNVPTTGRNCRIAYDVNGTGASWTDYTSTFTGTSGLGNRSSGYTSVAPVRNNQFLQFSDRALYTYYGTNNHPLPNPFAIYTKKIELVLNYRNRIDLKTKYPGQVGITTNMTYTSATHPETGVAGAFDASTDYWSGAFNMSTSGNYTVDLLESQIINGLSICLLKGEPQNAQIDYSTDNVNWSPLKTYTNVTHQTVDYVGFSPVAARYIKVAVTAAGSATKVGINELNIFRTADTYEDYVYGIVPYGYTASDTASPDFWVTEGVTPLPSGYNSQRALYMFDNDGNNKSLRKNGYTASATKTFEFKLRTKGFSPSPNPGCVQFSLMSGTSAVFHMAVFPNGVIKYYNGTWNNVGSGPVSVPLDTWKSIKVVANASTNTASVYVDGTLIGSNVVKDVVSATTIDGFSFGSGGSPQIGDKALFDDVELYTTGAFPLALQQDAPAANETLMAPLKKDETPGTDVMTVVVSPNPADNVAKVTVKNIVKGPIELQLHDFYGRKLKSFSYMSQGDTFSIEIPVQAYGPGIYIITVKQNGKVVQTKLMK